A genomic segment from Neodiprion lecontei isolate iyNeoLeco1 chromosome 1, iyNeoLeco1.1, whole genome shotgun sequence encodes:
- the LOC107226787 gene encoding neuropeptide CCHamide-2 receptor-like, with product MFSVNYTVNTTPLVTYEFDLEDDENIYVPYSQRPETYIVPVVFLVILVVGVAGNGALVLTLLRHANMRNVPNTYVLSLALGDLLVIVTCVPFTSIVYTVESWPWGLAVCKLSECAKDISIGVSVFTLTALSAERYCAIVNPIRRHVAGLSAKPLTILTASLIWVFASVLAMPSAFFSYVPEVELQINHSILICSPFPEEFGEKYKKGVVLFKFLAYYAIPLCIIAGFYLGMARHLELSTRNVPGEFPGAPHHCGQIRARKKVGKMVISFVIIFIVCFLPYHTFMLWFHFYPLSREVYDEFWHTFRIIGFCLSFINSCINPIALYCVSGAFRKRFNEYLCCCVPSSRRRSRSGGQYPRTRGGASTVCETSFNSTCRRHTQEFNSTTLYNLGNDKPT from the exons ATGTTCAGTGTGAATTACACCGTGAACACGACACCATTGGTGACCTACGAATTTGACCTGGAAGACGATGAGAACATATACGTGCCGTACAGCCAGCGACCGGAAACGTACATCGTCCCCGTGGTCTTCCTCGTCATTCTGGTTGTCGGTGTTGCCGGGAACGGAGCTCTGGTCCTGACTCTCCTCCGCCACGCGAACATGCGGAATGTTCCCAACACTTACGTCCTCTCCTTGGCGCTGGGCGACCTTTTG GTTATAGTTACGTGTGTACCCTTCACGTCGATCGTCTACACGGTTGAATCCTGGCCGTGGGGATTGGCTGTCTGCAAATTGTCGGAATGCGCCAAGGACATCTCAATCGGCGTTTCGGTCTTCACGTTGACGGCACTTTCGGCAGAGAG GTACTGCGCCATCGTTAATCCTATACGAAGGCACGTGGCAGGCTTGAGCGCAAAGCCGCTGACCATTCTGACAGCCAGTCTGATCTGGGTCTTTGCCAGCGTTCTGGCGATGCCCTCCGCCTTCTTCTCCTACGTCCCCGAAGTCGAGCTGCAGATAAACCACAGTATACTGATCTGCAGCCCCTTCCCCGAAGAATTTG GGGAGAAATACAAGAAGGGCGTCGTGCTGTTCAAATTCCTCGCATACTACGCTATCCCCCTCTGCATCATCGCCGGATTCTACCTTGGGATGGCACGTCACCTTGAACTGTCGACGAGAAATGTGCCTGGAGAATTTCCCGGCGCGCCTCATCACTGCGGGCAAATCCGAGCTCGTAAGAAG GTCGGAAAAATGGTCATCTCCTTTGTGATCATCTTCATCGTCTGCTTTCTACCCTACCACACCTTCATGCTGTGGTTTCACTTTTACCCGCTCTCACGCGAGGTATACGACGAGTTTTGGCACACGTTTCGCATCATTGGCTTCTGCCTAAGCTTCATCAACAGTTGCATCAATCCTATTGCCCTATACTGCGTCAGTGGTGCTTTCCGAAAAAG GTTCAACGAATATCTGTGCTGCTGCGTTCCTTCGTCGAGGCGTCGCAGTCGCAGCGGCGGGCAATATCCTCGAACAAGGGGAGGCGCGAGCACCGTATGCGAGACGAGCTTCAACTCTACGTGCAGACGTCACACACAGGAATTCAATTCGACGACTCTTTACAACCTGGGGAACGATAAGCCGACCTGA
- the LOC107226778 gene encoding uncharacterized protein LOC107226778 isoform X1 — MRERRYRTCQLLLSLITANVILMSHDVQGGSYTPGAQRSVVRDREDPTKNDHDGLNTNSVQWDKRSSRVVGRHEGLTLSPLGNDKPGEITMDPEKVDTEFKTDDSDGPLSIDSSPGKGSKMQSTVHRNGLRRRHGGRSSLNLGDIYEQLISKLKDIASQVSSEKLPSFDYRSLPRSLLALVNTIIEPLEPAYQVLVKPVIEPLSVIINPIASREDLADFFDIFLDYLGPGDDRYDSLTEALNDVLQPLATPFEKLADYLGFRPLANTEEHPTTVPPIPETTPEPLDIELSDIESFLEWAFKTDQQHETHGPTTPKNPVNVPIIWYLNGAPNKNNTIINLQNLLNPTKNDAKPHIPSTDNLNDYQSNPYDSVFLRPGKNPNEFQTDDNNHFVELLDPANYAQLTLNIATLLQKLTNHSKIHRDDADLTGIFREIDGNSTSTRRHHGHHIPDIYRKKSIDEDGPPSGHGRHPPHSRYSSSNPIKPGSLQSTADLLSPYQRANFYSPTYRRSRHPVKQHDSASNIRRRGR; from the exons ATGCGAGAACGTCGGTATCGCACGTGTCAGCTTCTGCTAAGCCTGATTACGGCGAATGTTATTTTGATGTCGCATGACGTTCAAG GTGGAAGTTATACCCCAGGTGCCCAACGCTCGGTAGTAAGAGACAGAGAGGATCCAACGAAAAATGACC ATGATGGGCTGAATACTAATTCGGTCCAGTGGGATAAACGGTCCTCGCGAGTAGTTGGTAGGCATGAAGGGTTGACGTTGTCACCTCTTGGAAACGACAAACCCGGAGAAATTACTATGGATCCCGAAAAGGTGGACACCGAATTCAAAACAGATGATTCAGATGGCCCGTTATCGATAGACTCTTCACCCGGGAAAGGTTCCAAAATGCAATCAACGGTACACAGAAATGGGCTTCGGCGACGTCATGGTGGCCGGTCATCATTGAACCTTGGCGATATTTATGAGCAGCTGATATCAAAACTCAAGGATATCGCCAGTCAAGTATCGAGCGAGAAGTTGCCGAGTTTCGATTATCGCTCTTTGCCAAGGTCCTTGCTTGCTCTAGTCAATACAATAATAGAACCCCTTGAGCCGGCCTATCAGGTACTAGTTAAACCAGTCATTGAACCATTATCTGTCATCATCAATCCCATTGCAAGCCGCGAAGATCTAGCAGACTTCTTCGATATATTTCTTGACTACCTTGGCCCCGGGGATGATCGGTATGATAGCCTTACGGAGGCACTTAACGACGTGCTACAACCTCTCGCAACCCCTTTTGAAAAACTTGCAGATTATCTAGGTTTTCGCCCTTTAGCCAATACTGAAGAACACCCAACCACTGTTCCGCCAATTCCTGAAACGACACCCGAACCGTTAGATATTGAATTATCAGATATCGAATCGTTTCTAGAATGGGCATTTAAAACAGACCAACAACACGAAACCCACGGTCCAACCACACCTAAAAATCCGGTGAATGTGCCTATTATCTGGTACTTGAATGGTGCgccaaacaaaaataatacgatTATTAATCTCCAAAACCTTTTAAATCCAACGAAAAATGATGCAAAGCCGCATATACCATCCACAGACAATCTTAACGACTATCAGTCAAACCCATATGATTCGGTTTTCCTGAGACCAGGTAAAAATccgaatgaatttcaaactgacGACAACAACCACTTTGTGGAATTGTTGGATCCGGCAAATTATGCTCAATTAACATTGAATATTGCCACCCTTCTTCAAAAATTGACCAATCATTCAAAAATCCATCGAGATGACGCCGACTTGACGGGAATTTTCCGTGAAATTGATGGTAACTCAACATCAACTCGAAGACACCACGGACATCACATTCCAGATATCTATCGAAAGAAATCAATTGATGAAGACGGACCTCCGTCAGGACATGGAAGACATCCGCCACACTCTAGATATTCGTCTTCAAATCCAATAAAACCAGGCTCTCTGCAATCTACAGCTGATCTACTATCGCCTTACCAGAgagcaaatttttactcaccAACGTACAGACGATCACGACATCCTGTTAAACAACACGATAGCGCTTCCAATATTCGACGAAGAGGCAG GTAA
- the LOC107226778 gene encoding uncharacterized protein LOC107226778 isoform X2 translates to MDPEKVDTEFKTDDSDGPLSIDSSPGKGSKMQSTVHRNGLRRRHGGRSSLNLGDIYEQLISKLKDIASQVSSEKLPSFDYRSLPRSLLALVNTIIEPLEPAYQVLVKPVIEPLSVIINPIASREDLADFFDIFLDYLGPGDDRYDSLTEALNDVLQPLATPFEKLADYLGFRPLANTEEHPTTVPPIPETTPEPLDIELSDIESFLEWAFKTDQQHETHGPTTPKNPVNVPIIWYLNGAPNKNNTIINLQNLLNPTKNDAKPHIPSTDNLNDYQSNPYDSVFLRPGKNPNEFQTDDNNHFVELLDPANYAQLTLNIATLLQKLTNHSKIHRDDADLTGIFREIDGNSTSTRRHHGHHIPDIYRKKSIDEDGPPSGHGRHPPHSRYSSSNPIKPGSLQSTADLLSPYQRANFYSPTYRRSRHPVKQHDSASNIRRRGR, encoded by the exons ATGGATCCCGAAAAGGTGGACACCGAATTCAAAACAGATGATTCAGATGGCCCGTTATCGATAGACTCTTCACCCGGGAAAGGTTCCAAAATGCAATCAACGGTACACAGAAATGGGCTTCGGCGACGTCATGGTGGCCGGTCATCATTGAACCTTGGCGATATTTATGAGCAGCTGATATCAAAACTCAAGGATATCGCCAGTCAAGTATCGAGCGAGAAGTTGCCGAGTTTCGATTATCGCTCTTTGCCAAGGTCCTTGCTTGCTCTAGTCAATACAATAATAGAACCCCTTGAGCCGGCCTATCAGGTACTAGTTAAACCAGTCATTGAACCATTATCTGTCATCATCAATCCCATTGCAAGCCGCGAAGATCTAGCAGACTTCTTCGATATATTTCTTGACTACCTTGGCCCCGGGGATGATCGGTATGATAGCCTTACGGAGGCACTTAACGACGTGCTACAACCTCTCGCAACCCCTTTTGAAAAACTTGCAGATTATCTAGGTTTTCGCCCTTTAGCCAATACTGAAGAACACCCAACCACTGTTCCGCCAATTCCTGAAACGACACCCGAACCGTTAGATATTGAATTATCAGATATCGAATCGTTTCTAGAATGGGCATTTAAAACAGACCAACAACACGAAACCCACGGTCCAACCACACCTAAAAATCCGGTGAATGTGCCTATTATCTGGTACTTGAATGGTGCgccaaacaaaaataatacgatTATTAATCTCCAAAACCTTTTAAATCCAACGAAAAATGATGCAAAGCCGCATATACCATCCACAGACAATCTTAACGACTATCAGTCAAACCCATATGATTCGGTTTTCCTGAGACCAGGTAAAAATccgaatgaatttcaaactgacGACAACAACCACTTTGTGGAATTGTTGGATCCGGCAAATTATGCTCAATTAACATTGAATATTGCCACCCTTCTTCAAAAATTGACCAATCATTCAAAAATCCATCGAGATGACGCCGACTTGACGGGAATTTTCCGTGAAATTGATGGTAACTCAACATCAACTCGAAGACACCACGGACATCACATTCCAGATATCTATCGAAAGAAATCAATTGATGAAGACGGACCTCCGTCAGGACATGGAAGACATCCGCCACACTCTAGATATTCGTCTTCAAATCCAATAAAACCAGGCTCTCTGCAATCTACAGCTGATCTACTATCGCCTTACCAGAgagcaaatttttactcaccAACGTACAGACGATCACGACATCCTGTTAAACAACACGATAGCGCTTCCAATATTCGACGAAGAGGCAG GTAA
- the LOC107226777 gene encoding hemolymph lipopolysaccharide-binding protein yields the protein MRKLIGILPVLVILVLVKVDSRNHHHHRIMGPKSTDYSNCPAIDELHNLEPPEIADDEPPVPKPAFCTVIPEDYCKYTTSPHAYKLHLDERLSWTEANERCKEENGKLVVIENGAQYDIVRFMGRYYLGRGIIHFHIGFKRESAEYPWVTINGHRLPFVKWAAGEPNNYGVGEHCGAYMAVYNKTNGFNDVACRQRFYFMCEIKVEPKCE from the exons ATGCGCAAACTTATCGGTATACTTCCAGTCTTGGTTATCCTGGTGTTGGTGAAAGTCGACTCGCGGAATCACCACCATCATC GTATCATGGGGCCGAAGAGCACGGATTACAGCAATTGCCCGGCTATAGACGAGCTGCACAACTTGGAGCCGCCAGAGATTGCCGATGATGAACCCCCCGTACCGAAACCAGCTTTCTGTACAGTTATCCCTGAGGATTACTGTAAGTACACAACCAGTCCGCACGCGTACAAGCTTCATCTTGACGAGAGGCTGAGTTGGACCGAAGCTAACGAACGATGTAAAGAAGAGAATGGAAAGTTGGTGGTAATTGAGAATGGAGCGCAATACGATATTGTACGTTTCATGGGGAGATATTATTTAGGCAGAGGAATTATCCACTTCCATATTGGATTCAAGCGCGAGTCGGCCGAATATCCGTGGGTTACAATCAACG GCCATAGGCTGCCGTTTGTAAAATGGGCGGCTGGTGAGCCCAACAACTATGGCGTCGGTGAACACTGCGGTGCCTACATGGCAGTTTACAACAAAACTAATGGTTTCAATGACGTTGCTTGCAGGCAGCGGTTTTATTTCATGTGCGAAATAAAAGTCGAGCCCAAATGCGAATAA